A window from Candidatus Gracilibacteria bacterium encodes these proteins:
- a CDS encoding helix-turn-helix domain-containing protein yields MNTISIQNQSCPNAMCPQACVVVHSQKKKRFKCTMCNKTWVAHKNGIYFGLRSEPQVIQRGVQLMEHGISIRKAAQYLNISPSTIQRWKERLAHRENLTQSEIY; encoded by the coding sequence ATGAATACTATAAGCATCCAAAATCAAAGCTGCCCCAACGCAATGTGCCCCCAAGCATGTGTGGTGGTTCACAGCCAAAAAAAGAAGCGTTTCAAGTGCACCATGTGCAATAAAACATGGGTAGCTCACAAAAATGGAATCTACTTTGGGCTAAGGTCGGAGCCACAAGTCATCCAGCGGGGCGTCCAACTGATGGAACACGGCATCAGCATCCGCAAAGCGGCTCAGTACCTAAACATCAGCCCCAGCACCATCCAACGGTGGAAAGAAAGGCTGGCGCACAGGGAAAATCTTACTCAATCAGAAATTTATTAA